In a single window of the Acyrthosiphon pisum isolate AL4f chromosome X, pea_aphid_22Mar2018_4r6ur, whole genome shotgun sequence genome:
- the LOC100164226 gene encoding mitochondrial coenzyme A transporter SLC25A42-like produces MAHDTQKHDSNSTNVLHSLAAGAIAGALTKSTIAPLDRTKINFQISQEPYSSRAAFKFLADTCAKDGFIWLWRGNTATMTRIIPYAAIQFTAFEQWRKLLKVDDLNTKNNGGLKFLSGSLAGVTSQTLTYPLDLARAIMAVSTKDDYKSLGDVFKKTFKVEGIRGFYRGYVPTILGIIPYAGTSFFTYGTLKTFMKEKHGYENTVVNVACGAVAGMAGQSSSYPLDIIRRKMQTSMITGINYTNLRTTFMIIYRTEGIRQGFYKGLSMNWIKGPIATGISFATYDFVRKTLKNI; encoded by the exons ATGGCACACGATACACAG AAACATGATTCCAATTCTACGAATGTGTTGCACAGTTTGGCGGCGGGCGCCATCGCTGGTGCTTTAACCAAGAGTACAATCGCTCCATTAGATagaactaaaatcaattttcaa atatctCAAGAACCGTATTCTAGTAGAGCTGCGTTTAAATTTTTGGCTGATACTTGTGCAAAAGATGGTTTTATATGGTTATGGCGAGGAAATACTGCCACCATGACCAGAATCATCCCATATGCAGCCATCCAATTTACAGCATTTGAGCAATGGCGAAAATTGCTGAAGGTTGATGATCTAAAtacaaa aaataacggAGGTCTTAAGTTTCTTTCTGGATCTTTAGCTGGGGTAACATCACAAACGCTAACTTATCCTCTAGACTTGGCAAGAGCAATAATGGCAGTTTCTACCAAAGATGATTATAAATCGTTGGGAGat gtgttcaaaaaaactttcaaaGTAGAAGGTATAAGAGGTTTTTATCGAGGATATGTTCCAACAATACTTGGAATTATACCATATGCAGGTACTAGTTTTTTCACATATGGCACGTTAAAGACATTTATGAAAg AAAAACATGGATATGAAAATACGGTTGTGAATGTAGCATGTGGCGCAGTGGCAGGCATGGCTGGTCAATCATCATCATATCCTCTAGATATAATTAGGCGAAAGATGCAAACATCAATGATTACAGGAATAAATTACACAAACCTTAGAACgacatttatgataatttatag AACTGAAGGCATTAGACAAGGCTTTTACAAGGGTCTAAGTATGAATTGGATCAAAGGTCCAATTGCTACCGGAATTAGTTTTGCTACATACGACTTTGTAAGGAAAACTTTAAAGAACATttga